One genomic segment of Hydra vulgaris chromosome 14, alternate assembly HydraT2T_AEP includes these proteins:
- the LOC136090850 gene encoding general transcription factor II-I repeat domain-containing protein 2A-like, translating into MASAKRRRFDPESGHGGRVFSPSWTTDYFVHEQSNSIICLICLEKIAVCKSYNVNRHYTTKHAVSYDKFKGQFRIDKIELLKKTFLAQQSVMKTKTIARRVEDLSKSIELSLKEKLNKCEAYSLALDESTDRGDTAQLAIFIRGITSNFEVIEELLDINHMKDTTRGEDILSEVKKTLVKFELPEKKLCGVTTDGASALTGKNIEFIALLKKSINHEIISYHCIIHQEQLCAKVLEMKNVMELVIHTVNFIRSCGLNHRQFKQLLKGCGSEAEDVIYFQVRWLSRAATLKRFWILLPEIVLFLKIKGKDTSLLENIDCLNDLAFLIDMTQMLMELNLKLQGKDQLISKLFENVETLVLKLKLLKQQLSSKVLVHFKALSERNIHIIDSERYCTPILKLIDEFDTRFCDFKKEKMS; encoded by the exons TAGTCCTTCTTGGACAACTGACTATTTTGTACATGAACAAAGTAATTCTATTATATGTCTAATTTGTTTGGAGAAAATTGCCGTGTGTAAAAGTTATAATGTGAACAGGCACTACACTACAAAACATGCTGTTAGTTATGACAAATTTAAAGGCCAATTTCGAATTGATAAGATTGAGTTGTTGAAGAAAACTTTTCTTGCACAACAATCAGTGATGAAAACTAAA ACTATTGCTAGAAGAGTTGAAGATCTATCAAAAAGTATTgaattatcattaaaagaaaaattaaataaatgtgaaGCCTATAGTCTGGCACTGGATGAATCAACAGACAGAGGTGATACTGCTCAGCTAGCCATTTTTATTAGAGGTATAACTAGTAACTTTGAAGTAATTGAAGAACTGTTAGATATTAATCATATGAAGGACACAACAAGAGGAGAAGATATTCTCTCTGAAGTGAAAAAAACATTGGTGAAATTTGAATTACCAGAAAAGAAACTCTGTGGTGTCACTACAGATGGAGCAAGTGCACTAACaggaaaaaatattgaatttattgcATTACTTAAGAAATCCATTAATCATGAAATTATTTCATATCACTGCATTATACACCAAGAGCAGTTATGTGCAAAAGTATTGGAGATGAAGAATGTTATGGAACTTGTTATTCATACTGTTAACTTTATAAGAAGTTGTGGCCTTAATCACAGACAGTTCAAACAATTACTTAAAGGTTGTGGTAGTGAGGCTGAAGATGTAATTTATTTCCAGGTTAGATGGCTTAGTCGAGCTGCTACTCTGAAAAGATTTTGGATACTATTACCTGAAATAGTGctgtttctaaaaattaaaggGAAAGACACAAGCTtgcttgaaaatattgactGTCTGAATGATTTGGCATTTTTGATTGACATGACTCAGATGTTAATGGAATTAAATCTTAAGTTGCAGGGTAAAGATCAACTTATTagtaaattgtttgaaaatgtagaaacacttgttttaaaattaaaacttctgAAACAACAATTAAGTTCTAAAGTACTTGTCCATTTCAAGGCATTATCAGAAAGAAATATTCATATAATTGACTCTGAAAGATATTGTActcctattttaaaattaattgatgaATTTGACACAAGATTCTGtgattttaaaaaggaaaaaatgagTTAG